One stretch of Balneolaceae bacterium DNA includes these proteins:
- a CDS encoding response regulator, which produces MRPLILRYTALFILVTGTFPLAGQDLSSGPDLPPKQFLTRLFTVEEGLPVNAVTGIAKDRQGYIYFSTMNGIARYDGYRFVTFNVSNSPGLISNRITGIMADQWGSLWLLNEQLKLVRYDGPAYGFTPIGAEEGLPGAVSRIREGIRTVWVSTDRGVFRYDREARRFHALPEPRFAADTWALEPTASGGVLAVNRHGLLHWENGKADLLLAPGDSPLPMENISGIAVRDDYSFWLMGLGGFFLVVDGVVSGSSSYLPGTGEGNFNVMESMAGPAGSRLFSTTAGFMEADPAAGTVTALPVQVNTGNASGSLHTGPDGERILLGDDEVLVNDEIVFRADQIQEGYVDNDGSIWVASWTDGVYQIRRNRVLNLTSAGGRPLENIYPIIETKDGAVWAGSFRYGIFRLREGETDNWHTGNSNLSADVVRYLHQDTDGTVYAGIWAHGLWQYTGDTWVRVAELDRVMGSSDLTVESMYRDRRGRLLVGSLSAMAVKEGDTWQRLRTDRDESVNGVRVIREDSRGTLYLGSNGNGIYRMKGDLLRRFADLENGLASSYIRDIYLQSDDTLWVATQDRGLNRLVLDDAGRVDSVVHVGAADGLVNDALHRIIEGPHGNLWISSNAGIMRIPLSDLNRYADSGTGPLRLLHFDEQSGMINREANGGVQTAGMLRSDSTVWFPNQAGITVLETGQQDMPPVAPVLLEEVSLSDSTLLVGGRDRLRLPLGERNIQFAFTAPNFALPGQMTFWHRFTGADEAWTAGGRTASYTNLPPGNHTFEVAAERPDGTRTTAALIVSVPPYIYETTLFYAAMALLAGLMAYGGHRYRVGTLKRQEQRLQHRVEQQTAELRRAAEEKSRFFSRITHDLKTPLSLIVGPLDDMLLEHSGDRPAVETNRLRVMSRNSRRLQQMVNQILDVSRLNANALQLTLQPADLRRLTLSICGQFRSLLQQQEISLEMETGPPVSVYVDLDAWERIVFNLMSNAIRHSPRGGRIFLDIREEDGHAALILRDQGEGIPEAEQEKVFNYLYQAEGEYSRGGTGIGLYLVRGLAEHMGGSVALRSREGEGAEFTVRLRLGDAHFSAADRVTHVPWIPAPDEAFAPMQGAGHEQARGESLQEHGGGPSARILVVEDDTDFRDYLASILSGSYQIRLAAEGHEALQLLEEWRPDLVISDVMMPGMGGVEFVDRLRDMHDLRTLPVLFLSAKNHEADIREGLSSGADVYLTKPIQSRMLLSQVRAILRRERVLRKQEAGYGVSEEPDLVARVRQIVYRHLADSNLSVELLADALYMSRSKLYREWSETGEKTLNDYIVERRMEEARVLIAERGFNVQQAACAVGYADPSYFSRSFKKVTGQSPSELK; this is translated from the coding sequence ATGAGGCCCCTCATACTACGCTATACCGCCCTTTTTATCCTCGTGACCGGGACGTTTCCCCTGGCTGGCCAGGATCTGAGTAGTGGACCGGATCTGCCGCCGAAGCAGTTCCTGACCCGGCTCTTTACGGTTGAGGAGGGGCTGCCCGTAAACGCGGTGACCGGCATCGCCAAAGACCGGCAGGGCTATATCTACTTTTCCACGATGAACGGGATTGCACGCTACGACGGGTACCGGTTTGTGACCTTCAATGTCAGCAACAGTCCCGGACTCATAAGCAACCGCATCACGGGCATCATGGCTGACCAATGGGGATCCCTCTGGCTGCTGAACGAACAGTTGAAGCTGGTCCGCTACGACGGTCCGGCGTACGGATTCACTCCGATCGGGGCCGAAGAAGGCCTGCCTGGAGCAGTCTCCAGGATACGCGAGGGCATCCGGACTGTCTGGGTGAGCACCGACCGGGGCGTCTTCCGGTACGATCGAGAAGCGCGCCGCTTCCACGCACTGCCCGAGCCGCGCTTCGCTGCCGACACGTGGGCGCTCGAACCCACGGCCTCCGGTGGCGTGCTGGCGGTTAACCGTCACGGGCTGCTGCACTGGGAGAACGGGAAAGCCGACCTTTTGCTGGCACCCGGAGATTCCCCCTTGCCGATGGAGAATATTTCCGGCATTGCCGTCAGGGATGACTATTCCTTCTGGCTGATGGGACTCGGCGGATTCTTCCTCGTGGTGGATGGGGTCGTCTCCGGGTCATCTTCGTACCTGCCCGGTACGGGAGAGGGGAACTTCAACGTCATGGAATCGATGGCAGGCCCCGCGGGATCGCGACTTTTCTCCACCACGGCGGGTTTTATGGAGGCCGACCCCGCGGCCGGTACGGTAACCGCCCTTCCTGTGCAGGTCAACACAGGCAACGCCAGCGGCAGCCTGCATACCGGTCCGGACGGGGAACGCATCCTGCTGGGAGATGACGAGGTGCTCGTGAACGACGAGATCGTTTTCCGGGCCGATCAGATCCAGGAAGGCTACGTGGATAACGACGGTTCCATTTGGGTGGCCTCGTGGACCGACGGCGTCTACCAGATACGGCGGAACAGGGTGCTCAACCTCACGTCAGCGGGAGGTCGCCCCCTGGAAAACATTTATCCTATCATTGAAACGAAGGACGGCGCTGTCTGGGCGGGCAGCTTTCGGTACGGCATATTCCGGTTAAGAGAGGGCGAAACCGACAACTGGCATACCGGCAACAGCAACCTGTCGGCCGATGTGGTTCGTTACCTGCATCAAGATACCGACGGCACCGTCTATGCGGGCATCTGGGCGCACGGTCTGTGGCAATACACCGGAGACACGTGGGTCAGGGTGGCGGAATTGGACCGTGTGATGGGCTCGTCCGATCTGACGGTCGAGTCCATGTACCGGGACCGCCGGGGGCGACTGCTGGTCGGTTCGCTCTCGGCAATGGCCGTCAAGGAGGGGGATACCTGGCAACGGCTGCGCACCGACAGGGACGAATCCGTGAACGGCGTCCGCGTCATCCGCGAAGACAGCCGGGGCACGCTTTACCTGGGCAGCAACGGCAACGGCATCTACCGGATGAAAGGCGATCTCCTGCGGCGTTTTGCCGACCTGGAAAACGGATTGGCCAGCAGCTACATACGCGATATTTACCTGCAGTCCGACGACACGCTCTGGGTGGCCACCCAGGACCGCGGATTGAACCGACTAGTGCTGGACGACGCCGGCCGGGTGGACTCGGTGGTTCACGTGGGAGCGGCCGATGGGCTGGTCAACGATGCCCTCCACCGCATCATCGAGGGACCGCACGGAAACCTCTGGATCAGCTCCAACGCCGGCATCATGCGCATCCCCCTGTCCGATCTGAACCGTTATGCCGACAGCGGGACGGGTCCGCTTCGCCTGCTTCATTTCGACGAACAGTCCGGCATGATCAACCGTGAAGCCAACGGGGGCGTGCAGACGGCGGGCATGCTCCGTTCCGACAGCACGGTTTGGTTTCCGAACCAGGCCGGCATCACCGTCCTGGAAACCGGGCAACAGGATATGCCGCCCGTGGCCCCTGTACTGCTGGAGGAGGTAAGCCTGTCTGACAGCACCCTCCTGGTGGGTGGACGAGACCGCCTACGCCTGCCACTCGGAGAGCGAAACATCCAATTCGCCTTCACCGCCCCGAATTTCGCGCTGCCCGGGCAGATGACCTTCTGGCACCGTTTCACCGGAGCGGACGAAGCATGGACGGCCGGCGGGCGCACGGCAAGCTACACCAACCTCCCGCCAGGCAACCACACCTTCGAAGTGGCGGCCGAACGTCCCGATGGTACCCGCACCACCGCCGCCCTCATCGTGTCGGTACCTCCCTACATCTACGAAACTACCCTTTTTTATGCTGCCATGGCCCTTCTGGCCGGACTTATGGCCTACGGAGGACACCGGTACCGCGTGGGGACGCTGAAGCGGCAGGAGCAACGCCTGCAGCACAGGGTTGAGCAGCAGACTGCCGAGCTCCGTAGGGCCGCTGAGGAGAAATCCCGTTTCTTCAGCAGGATTACCCACGACCTGAAGACTCCCCTTTCCCTCATCGTCGGTCCCCTCGACGACATGCTGCTGGAACATTCCGGAGATCGTCCCGCAGTGGAAACCAACCGCCTGCGGGTGATGAGCCGCAACAGCCGGCGCCTGCAGCAGATGGTGAACCAGATTCTCGACGTGAGCCGCCTCAACGCCAACGCCCTTCAACTCACCCTGCAGCCGGCTGACCTCCGCAGACTGACCCTCAGCATCTGCGGACAGTTTCGCTCGCTGTTGCAGCAGCAGGAGATCAGCCTGGAGATGGAGACCGGCCCGCCAGTGTCTGTATATGTGGACCTGGACGCGTGGGAGCGCATTGTTTTCAACCTGATGTCCAACGCCATTCGCCATTCGCCCAGGGGCGGACGTATCTTCCTGGACATACGGGAGGAGGATGGGCACGCGGCCCTCATCCTGCGCGACCAGGGTGAGGGCATCCCCGAAGCGGAACAGGAAAAGGTGTTCAACTACCTCTACCAGGCGGAGGGGGAATACTCGCGCGGGGGTACCGGCATCGGACTCTACCTTGTTCGGGGACTGGCGGAGCATATGGGCGGATCGGTCGCCCTGCGCTCCCGCGAAGGCGAGGGGGCGGAGTTTACCGTGCGGCTCCGCCTGGGCGATGCCCATTTCTCCGCGGCCGATAGGGTAACGCACGTACCCTGGATTCCAGCTCCGGATGAGGCATTCGCGCCGATGCAGGGGGCAGGACATGAGCAGGCGCGCGGGGAAAGCCTGCAGGAGCATGGCGGCGGGCCGTCGGCGCGTATCCTGGTGGTGGAAGACGACACCGACTTCCGGGACTATCTCGCCTCCATACTCTCCGGGTCCTACCAGATTCGGTTGGCAGCCGAGGGCCATGAGGCCCTGCAACTGCTGGAGGAGTGGAGGCCCGACCTGGTCATCTCCGACGTCATGATGCCGGGCATGGGCGGAGTTGAGTTCGTGGACCGACTCCGGGATATGCACGACCTGCGTACGCTGCCGGTCCTCTTTCTCTCGGCGAAAAACCACGAGGCCGACATCCGGGAAGGCCTCTCATCAGGGGCCGACGTCTACCTGACCAAACCGATCCAAAGCCGCATGCTTCTTTCCCAGGTACGTGCGATATTGCGGCGTGAACGCGTTCTCAGGAAACAGGAAGCAG
- a CDS encoding GLUG motif-containing protein has protein sequence MKNKRVAIASMILSLVGICLPAVAQFSGMGSGTPGSPYQVANAQQLDEMRNNLDAHYILEQDIDLSTATGPGGAFYDGGAGWEPIGTLGSGFTGSLDGDGYVITGMFIARSGDYFVGLFGDLWPGGSVSDLGVEAADVTGDQYVGILAGYSEGTVTGSYATGTVNARTAVGGLVGRTGSGSSITGSYSGASVSGDFAGGLVGDNYGSISESYATGSVSGSYYVGGLAGSNDGSVTDSYATGSVSGSGGNVGGLVGENFAAISASYWNTETSGQEGGVGDGSATGMTGLTSAEMRRVASFGGFDFTDTWQIDEYLSFPTLQDNPQDPAPGFAFADGDGTSGTPYEITTSAQLDAIRGDLDAHYILTEDIELSTATGSGGVFYHGGAGWEPIGENGDEFTGSLDGNGHTISGLYIDRSGDDYVGLFGSLGSGSSVSDLGVEEADVTGDRHVGILVGETDGSITGSYATGEVSGNNRVGGLVGITSSSGSSITGSYSGASVSGGDWVGGLVGSTVMARFLRVTPRLR, from the coding sequence ATGAAGAACAAGAGAGTTGCCATAGCATCTATGATTCTGTCCCTGGTCGGTATCTGCCTGCCTGCGGTGGCGCAGTTTTCAGGCATGGGTTCCGGTACGCCTGGGTCTCCCTACCAGGTTGCAAACGCCCAACAGCTTGACGAAATGCGTAACAACCTGGATGCCCATTATATCCTGGAGCAAGACATCGATCTTTCCACGGCTACAGGTCCCGGCGGGGCCTTTTATGATGGCGGGGCCGGCTGGGAGCCTATTGGAACGCTGGGAAGTGGATTCACTGGCAGCTTGGACGGAGACGGGTATGTAATCACCGGGATGTTTATCGCCCGCTCAGGAGATTATTTTGTCGGGCTGTTCGGAGACCTTTGGCCGGGGGGCTCGGTCTCGGACCTGGGGGTGGAAGCGGCGGACGTGACCGGTGATCAGTACGTCGGTATCCTGGCCGGATACTCCGAGGGTACGGTGACCGGCAGCTACGCCACCGGCACAGTGAATGCCCGTACCGCAGTCGGTGGATTGGTGGGGAGAACTGGTTCAGGATCCTCGATCACCGGCAGCTATTCCGGGGCTTCGGTGAGCGGCGACTTCGCCGGCGGCCTGGTGGGAGACAATTACGGCTCGATTTCTGAGAGTTACGCTACGGGTTCGGTGAGTGGCAGCTACTATGTCGGCGGCCTGGCGGGAAGCAACGATGGATCAGTCACAGACAGCTACGCCACGGGTTCTGTGAGCGGAAGTGGAGGCAATGTCGGCGGCCTGGTGGGAGAGAATTTCGCCGCGATTTCCGCGAGTTACTGGAACACCGAGACCAGCGGGCAGGAGGGGGGCGTGGGCGATGGCTCGGCTACGGGTATGACCGGCCTGACCAGCGCCGAGATGCGTCGGGTGGCGAGCTTCGGAGGCTTCGATTTCACCGATACTTGGCAAATAGACGAATACCTCTCCTTTCCCACGTTGCAGGACAATCCCCAGGACCCGGCGCCGGGTTTTGCTTTTGCCGATGGCGATGGCACGTCCGGGACTCCCTACGAGATCACCACGTCTGCACAGCTTGATGCCATCCGGGGTGACCTTGATGCCCATTACATCCTGACGGAAGACATCGAACTTTCCACGGCTACAGGATCCGGCGGGGTCTTTTACCACGGTGGGGCCGGCTGGGAGCCGATCGGGGAGAATGGCGACGAATTTACCGGCAGTCTGGACGGCAACGGCCATACCATCTCCGGACTTTATATCGACCGCTCAGGAGATGATTATGTCGGGCTGTTCGGGTCCCTTGGATCGGGGAGCTCGGTCTCGGACCTGGGGGTGGAAGAGGCGGACGTGACCGGTGATCGGCACGTCGGTATCCTGGTGGGAGAAACGGATGGCTCGATTACTGGCAGCTATGCCACGGGTGAAGTTAGCGGTAATAATCGTGTCGGTGGCTTGGTTGGGATTACTTCTTCTTCAGGATCCTCGATCACCGGCAGCTATTCCGGGGCTTCGGTGAGTGGAGGCGACTGGGTCGGCGGCCTGGTGGGATCAACAGTTATGGCTCGATTTCTGAGAGTTACGCCACGGCTTCGGTGA
- a CDS encoding filamin/ABP280 repeat domain-containing protein, whose protein sequence is MSGSGGYVGGLVGENFAAISAISESYWNTETSGQSSSEGGSGLTSAEMRRVASFGGFDFTDTWQIDEYLSFPTLQDNPQDPAPGFAFTVGDGTSGTPYEITTSAQLDAIRGDLDAHYILTEDIELSTATGSGGVFYHGGAGWEPIGENGDEFTGSLDGNGHTITGLYIDRSGDDYVGLFGSLGSGSSVSDLGVEEADVTGDRHVGILVGETDGSITGSYATGEVSGNNRVGGLVGITSSSGSSITGSYSGASVSGGDRVGGLVGYSYGSISESYATASVSGSGGYVGGLVGENFGAISESYASASVSGSGSYVGGLVGFNQPSGTVTDSYATGLVGGTSLFGGLVGRNIGSVFESYWNRETSGQEGGIGLGSGDVTGLNSAGMRRVASFAGFDFGGTWQIEEYLGFPVLQANPQDPPPGDVPASAASAAVGGGTAGQATTVTVTLRDAAGDPATGSGGALALSVAGANAGASFGAPVDNGDGTYAASYTPTVAGTDEIAITLGGVAIPGSPFSSTVTAGPPASVTLSGPASTVAGQVAGPFTLELLDTEGNATTAGGLTGFGLTSTGTTFYADAAGQTEIGELTLAGGASTGLFYYASPSAGEHAITADWSSGPDGDLGQATHDITVTAGTAGALVFAGQPSGAVAGQVWAPAPSVRIEDDSGNLVSGSAAEVTLTLSGGPAGAILSGTLTVAAESGVATFGDLSVAAAGEGYTLAASADGLAGASSTSFEITAGPPASVTLSGPASAVAGQVAGPFTLGLLDTEGNATTAGGLTGFGLTSTGTTFYADAAGQTEIGELTLAGGASTGPFYYASPSAGEHAITADWSSGPDGDLGQATHDITVTAGTAGALVFAGQPSGAVAGQVWAPAPSVRIEDDSGNLVSGSAAEVTLTLSGGPAGAILSGTLTVAAESGVATFGDLSIAAAGEGYTLAASADGLTGASTTSFDITAGLADAGASSAEVPAEGLRGTPTTLTVTLRDAAGNLVAGEPGQLAAAVVSGPNSGAAFSKVTGHGDGTYTLSYTPKQAGADQLAVTVRGEAVDGSPFPHQVAWEVDPPGAPGVPAPTPGDRRVALAWSAPASGGGAPVTGYRVQVSSNAGSGWSEAGGTLAGTSRTVRGLDNQRGYRFRVAAVNAVGPGPWSPPSAVAVPTAPPPDPGGPGGSPPPPGDATGTLDGEPIELTLQVTDDGELLLTDATGTFRLTLAALGLTGDRLPVSSLDQILRLLAAQGASVRISGDGFAPGSWVTVWLFSEPLLLGKLEVGAGGTMGGDLPLPAQIPVGAHTLLVSGLSPSGALRTVSAGVEAAHLAPPSLLAPPSIAGEALEIGAELAADPGTWGGEPAPALTPQWMRCPDDQTTAACVPIAGATGAQYLLASADLGSHLRVRVVADNGIFAADTAWSAPTASAVTPGAGVASGSRAEVPAGVAGEPTTVRVTLRDAHGTAVDGAAGYLALSVASGPNAGAPFGEVAAHGDGVYSAAYTPARPGTDRIEVMLSGMPVDQGIYASQVGPLKNELLPNYPNPFAGPTSIAYAVVAPARVTLQVYDVLGRVVRTLADIERQSPGEHVVEWAPERLAGGVYYYRLVIVPEGGGEPFTKTLPMTYIR, encoded by the coding sequence GTGAGCGGAAGTGGAGGCTATGTCGGCGGTCTGGTGGGAGAGAATTTCGCCGCGATTTCCGCGATTTCCGAGAGTTACTGGAACACCGAGACCAGCGGGCAGAGCAGCTCCGAAGGCGGCTCCGGTCTGACCAGCGCCGAGATGCGTCGGGTGGCGAGCTTCGGAGGCTTCGATTTCACCGATACTTGGCAAATAGACGAATACCTCTCCTTTCCCACGTTGCAGGACAATCCCCAGGACCCGGCGCCGGGTTTTGCTTTTACCGTCGGCGATGGCACGTCCGGGACTCCCTACGAGATCACCACGTCTGCTCAGCTTGATGCCATCCGGGGTGACCTGGATGCCCATTACATCCTGACGGAAGACATCGAACTTTCCACGGCTACAGGATCCGGCGGGGTCTTTTACCACGGCGGGGCCGGCTGGGAGCCGATCGGGGAGAATGGCGACGAATTTACCGGCAGTCTGGACGGCAACGGCCATACCATCACCGGACTTTATATCGACCGCTCAGGAGATGATTATGTCGGGCTGTTCGGGTCCCTTGGATCGGGGAGCTCGGTCTCGGACCTGGGGGTGGAAGAGGCGGACGTGACCGGTGATCGGCACGTCGGTATCCTGGTGGGAGAAACGGATGGCTCGATTACTGGCAGCTATGCCACGGGTGAAGTTAGCGGTAATAATCGTGTCGGTGGCTTGGTTGGGATTACTTCTTCTTCAGGATCCTCGATCACCGGCAGTTATTCCGGGGCTTCGGTGAGTGGAGGCGACCGGGTCGGCGGCCTGGTGGGATACAGTTATGGCTCGATTTCTGAGAGTTACGCCACGGCTTCGGTGAGCGGAAGTGGAGGCTATGTCGGCGGCCTGGTGGGAGAGAATTTCGGCGCGATTTCCGAGAGTTACGCTTCGGCTTCGGTGAGCGGAAGTGGAAGCTATGTCGGCGGCCTGGTGGGATTCAATCAACCCAGCGGTACGGTCACAGACAGCTACGCCACGGGTTTGGTGGGTGGCACCAGCCTGTTCGGCGGCCTGGTGGGAAGGAATATCGGTTCGGTATTCGAGAGTTACTGGAACCGAGAGACCAGCGGGCAGGAGGGTGGAATAGGACTTGGCTCTGGCGATGTGACTGGCCTGAACAGCGCCGGGATGCGCCGGGTGGCGAGCTTCGCCGGCTTCGATTTTGGGGGCACCTGGCAGATAGAGGAGTACCTGGGCTTCCCGGTGCTGCAGGCCAACCCCCAGGATCCCCCGCCGGGGGACGTGCCGGCTTCGGCGGCCTCGGCTGCTGTGGGCGGCGGGACGGCGGGGCAGGCGACGACGGTGACCGTGACGCTCCGGGATGCGGCGGGCGATCCGGCGACCGGCTCGGGCGGGGCCCTGGCGCTGTCGGTGGCCGGAGCCAACGCGGGGGCCTCCTTCGGGGCGCCCGTGGACAACGGGGACGGCACCTACGCGGCCTCCTATACGCCCACGGTTGCCGGCACTGATGAGATTGCCATTACCCTGGGCGGAGTGGCCATCCCGGGGAGTCCGTTTTCCAGCACGGTCACGGCCGGCCCGCCGGCGAGCGTGACCCTGTCGGGCCCGGCCTCGACCGTCGCCGGACAGGTGGCCGGGCCCTTTACGCTGGAGCTGCTGGATACGGAGGGCAATGCAACGACGGCCGGCGGCCTCACGGGCTTCGGGCTCACGTCCACGGGCACTACCTTTTACGCGGATGCGGCCGGGCAGACCGAGATTGGCGAGCTGACGTTGGCCGGCGGGGCGAGCACCGGCCTGTTTTACTACGCCTCCCCCTCGGCCGGGGAGCACGCCATCACGGCGGACTGGTCGTCCGGCCCGGACGGGGACCTGGGGCAGGCCACCCATGACATTACGGTCACGGCCGGGACGGCCGGAGCGCTGGTCTTCGCCGGACAGCCGTCGGGCGCGGTGGCCGGGCAGGTGTGGGCCCCGGCCCCGTCGGTGCGCATCGAGGACGACTCGGGGAACCTGGTCAGCGGCAGCGCCGCCGAGGTCACCCTGACGCTGTCGGGCGGTCCGGCCGGGGCGATCCTGTCGGGAACCCTCACCGTGGCCGCCGAGAGCGGGGTTGCCACCTTCGGCGATCTGAGCGTGGCCGCCGCCGGGGAGGGCTATACCCTGGCCGCCTCGGCCGACGGGCTGGCGGGGGCGAGCTCCACTTCGTTTGAGATCACGGCCGGCCCGCCGGCGAGCGTGACCCTGTCGGGCCCGGCCTCGGCCGTCGCCGGACAGGTGGCCGGGCCCTTTACGCTGGGGCTGCTGGATACGGAGGGCAATGCAACGACGGCCGGCGGCCTCACGGGCTTCGGGCTCACGTCCACGGGCACCACCTTTTACGCGGATGCAGCCGGGCAGACCGAGATTGGCGAGCTGACGTTGGCCGGCGGGGCAAGCACCGGCCCGTTTTACTACGCCTCCCCCTCGGCCGGGGAACACGCCATCACGGCGGACTGGTCGTCCGGCCCGGACGGGGACCTGGGGCAGGCCACCCATGACATTACGGTCACGGCCGGCACCGCCGGAGCGCTGGTGTTTGCCGGGCAGCCGTCGGGCGCGGTGGCCGGGCAGGTGTGGGCCCCGGCCCCGTCGGTGCGCATCGAGGACGACTCGGGGAACCTGGTCAGCGGCAGCGCCGCCGAGGTCACCCTGACGCTGTCGGGCGGGCCGGCCGGGGCGATCCTGTCGGGGACCCTCACTGTGGCCGCCGAGAGCGGGGTTGCCACCTTCGGCGATTTGAGCATAGCCGCCGCCGGCGAAGGCTATACCCTGGCCGCTTCGGCCGACGGGCTGACGGGGGCGAGCACCACTTCGTTTGACATCACGGCCGGCCTGGCTGATGCGGGCGCCTCTTCTGCGGAGGTGCCGGCCGAGGGGCTGCGGGGCACCCCGACCACCCTTACGGTGACGCTGCGGGACGCGGCCGGGAACCTGGTGGCCGGCGAGCCGGGGCAGCTGGCTGCCGCCGTAGTCTCCGGCCCCAACAGCGGCGCGGCGTTCAGCAAGGTAACCGGCCACGGGGACGGCACCTACACCCTCAGCTATACCCCCAAGCAGGCGGGCGCCGACCAGCTGGCCGTCACGGTGCGCGGGGAGGCGGTGGATGGCAGCCCCTTCCCGCACCAGGTGGCCTGGGAGGTGGACCCGCCCGGGGCCCCGGGCGTTCCGGCCCCCACGCCCGGCGACCGCCGGGTGGCTCTGGCCTGGTCCGCGCCCGCCAGTGGCGGCGGGGCGCCGGTGACCGGCTACCGGGTGCAGGTTTCCTCGAACGCCGGATCCGGTTGGAGCGAGGCCGGCGGGACCCTTGCCGGCACGTCCCGTACCGTTCGCGGCCTGGACAACCAGCGGGGCTACCGCTTCCGGGTGGCGGCGGTCAATGCGGTGGGCCCCGGCCCCTGGTCGCCGCCTTCCGCGGTGGCCGTGCCCACGGCTCCGCCGCCGGATCCGGGCGGCCCCGGCGGCTCGCCCCCGCCCCCCGGAGACGCTACAGGCACCCTCGACGGGGAGCCGATCGAGCTGACCCTGCAGGTCACCGACGACGGGGAGCTGCTGCTTACCGACGCCACGGGGACCTTCCGGTTGACGCTGGCGGCCCTGGGGCTGACCGGGGACCGCTTGCCGGTCTCCTCGCTGGACCAGATCCTCCGCTTGCTGGCCGCCCAGGGGGCCTCCGTACGGATCAGCGGGGACGGCTTTGCCCCGGGCAGCTGGGTGACGGTATGGCTGTTCTCCGAGCCGCTGCTGCTGGGCAAGCTGGAGGTGGGGGCTGGCGGGACCATGGGCGGAGACCTTCCCCTGCCGGCGCAGATCCCGGTCGGGGCGCACACGCTGCTGGTGAGCGGGCTGTCGCCCTCCGGGGCCCTGCGCACGGTGAGCGCGGGTGTGGAGGCGGCTCACCTGGCCCCGCCGTCGCTGCTGGCCCCGCCGTCCATTGCCGGGGAGGCCCTGGAGATCGGGGCCGAGCTGGCGGCGGACCCGGGCACGTGGGGCGGGGAGCCGGCCCCCGCACTCACTCCGCAGTGGATGCGCTGCCCGGATGACCAGACGACCGCCGCCTGCGTCCCGATTGCGGGGGCGACGGGCGCGCAGTACCTGCTCGCCTCGGCGGACCTGGGCTCCCACCTTCGGGTGCGGGTGGTAGCCGACAACGGGATTTTTGCCGCCGACACGGCCTGGTCGGCCCCCACGGCCTCGGCGGTGACGCCGGGGGCGGGCGTGGCGTCCGGATCACGCGCCGAGGTGCCGGCGGGCGTGGCCGGGGAGCCGACCACCGTAAGGGTGACCCTGCGGGACGCCCACGGGACCGCGGTGGACGGGGCGGCGGGCTACCTGGCGCTGTCGGTAGCCTCCGGCCCCAACGCCGGGGCCCCGTTCGGGGAGGTCGCCGCCCATGGGGACGGGGTCTACAGCGCCGCCTACACCCCCGCCCGGCCGGGCACCGACCGCATCGAGGTGATGCTCTCGGGCATGCCGGTGGACCAGGGGATCTACGCCAGCCAGGTGGGGCCGCTGAAAAACGAGCTGCTCCCCAACTACCCGAACCCTTTTGCCGGCCCCACGAGCATCGCCTACGCGGTGGTGGCCCCGGCGCGGGTGACCCTGCAGGTCTACGACGTGCTGGGAAGGGTGGTGCGCACCCTGGCCGACATCGAGCGGCAGTCTCCCGGCGAGCACGTGGTAGAATGGGCCCCCGAGCGTCTGGCCGGCGGGGTCTACTACTACCGGCTGGTGATCGTCCCCGAAGGCGGCGGCGAGCCCTTCACCAAAACCCTGCCGATGACCTATATACGGTAG